DNA from Tachypleus tridentatus isolate NWPU-2018 chromosome 8, ASM421037v1, whole genome shotgun sequence:
CTTTCTTTTCACAAACTTGAatcccccgttggtacagcggtaagtctacggatttacaacgctaaaatcaggggttcacttctcctcggtggacttagcacaTAGCcccctgtggctttgctatacaaaaatacacacaaacacacacataaacttgagggcttataacactagaacTTGAAGTTCGATCCCCACTGCTAAACTAGTACAGGTAGCCTATTCTAGAGTTTATCACATTATTGGGAAGCGGTTTCGAATTTGGTGTTGATGATTAACGATATTTATTAAGAGTAAACTTTAAAACCCCAATATGTGTATTTAATTCCTTTAATTAattaggttgttgttgttgttttgaattaagcacaaagctacacaatgggctatatgtgctctgcccaccacgggtatcgaaacccggattttgcgtgtaagtccacagatataccgctgagccactggggggccaatTAGGtagtaattcaaaaataaactaatgtatatataagctgaatgtttttaatttttcatttctagCTAAACACtggtttaaaaaagttaatatttatcaaaatgtttatgtgtgtgtgttttttcttactgGAATGCCACATCAGTCAGTCTATCTGCTCTGTTCACCCAGAGAAGTCGAACTTTGCAAATGTTGCAAATCCCTAAACTTAAAGCTGTTCCGGCGGAGAATGGCAAAATGAGGAAACCAAGAACCGATACCTGCATTTAAAACTTTTTGCCAATTATACTTGAAAATGTCTTAATCCATTTCTTatgatagaaaatttaaataactagCTTGCCCTGAGTATGAAAAGCTTTTTGAGGGTGATGTTACTTTCTTGTATATAGTCGgaagtattaaatacatgttctGATTTTACTCGATGTATCTTTTCTTCTCAAATCAAAAGGTAATGCATATAAAAAAACATGTCACAATGTATCATAATCAGCtgacaaaaacaacacaaactatGATTGAGTAGAATGTTCTTCAACcaattctttatttaataaacttcttTGAACATTTTTTAGGCCCTCAACATTCTTGGTATAGCATTGCCGTCCTTCTGGTCTAAGTGGCACGAAAATGTGATTCTGTGGCTCAGATTAGCTGAGGGCCTTCTCGTTCCGCTGCTCTTTTATCTGACGGATTCACCTCATCGATCAGCCCTGAGGAGGGCCTTCCAGCGAAGGAGTGGCAAGTTCTCGGACTTCGGAGGTAAGAAAGATGGTTATTATTtgaatacatttattgtaattcGCAATTAGCTAATAAATCAATTAGTATACATACCGATTTATATGAtccaaaaatattgtttgttttgaatttcgcgcaaagctacacgagggctatctactctagccgtccctaatttagcagtgtaagaccagagggaaggcaactagtcatcaccatccaccgctaactcttgggatactcttttgccaacaaatagtgggattagtcgtaacattataacgccctcacggctaaaagggcgagcatgtttggtgttacgggtaTATAAACcggcaaacctcagattacgaggcgagtgccttaaccacttggccattccgggccttcCAAAATAGAAGTagtatttaaatatgaaacttttatGCATGTCTAAGTCATTCTGCTTGCCAATATTTACAGATTATTATCAGTTTATAACACTTTGCATTTATTTCACCATCTATCTTGCTGAAGATTTGTCTCTACATGAAAATTAAtgtagaaaatttattattttttgttacgaCCCTCTCAATAAAGATTGAATTTCCTCAGCTCCTCCTACCTACTTTGCAGCTTGTAAGTGGTAGTTCTGACTTATTCGTACAATGTTTGAGATGAAGTGATAAAAATATGAGTTGTTTCTGCACAGAAACAAAGACAGGCTTTACTCCAATCACAGTCAAATATTATCAGTTAGGCTTAATGGTGATGTTTTAAAACGCTTTCAGTCAATTTAtgtgatttgtttcatttatttttcctgGGCAATCTAGCCATTCGGTTcgtacttttttattttgttgtcccACTGAGAAGTTACcactcattttttttaattaataaatttaaaatacagaaacattgaaAAGACTATGGTGAGTTACAATTAATATTTAGTCTCTTTTTCAGACGATAGCCGTTATCGAATCTACTTAGAAGACGCCTTAGAAGTACAGATGAAGCCTAGCCCCTTTGGTTCTGTAACTCCAGTCGGAATAATCACCAACTACCGGAGAAAGGAAAAACACGAACAAACGCAATCGCAAAAGAAGAATTGTTGGAAGGCAGAACCGAAGAAATCCGTATTTCCTAGCATTTACGGAATAGATACCGTTCTGAATCCGTctcattttaaaaacagtaagttGCAGATGGTGGTACAGACTAAGCCCCAGCCAGAGAAGGATGATACATGTTCTATGACGAAACATGGTAGCAGCCAGATGAGCATGGGTACGTGGAGAGATGATGAAACCCATATTTATGCAACTCTTTCTGATAATTTCAGTTGTTTAAGCTACCAGTCTAGTCTACCAGACGGTAGTGTCTTTGGTTTCAGTTGCGCAGAACCCGAAGAGGAAACTTACGGTGGTTCTTTTACAACTATTGCCAATGACGACTTTGAGTTTCATGATACGCGCCCCAGAGTCGCGGAAATGCTCATGCGTGCCAATAACGCCAATGTGAAGATGGAGTCCGCATCAGAATTCTCAGGTTCAGAGTTTGAAGAAGAAATCTATAGATCTCCTGAAAGTGAGATCAGGCCGAGTGAAATTGACACTTCCTCTGAAAGTGTGAAAGATTTAGTGATACAAATTGATTCACCAAGTGATTCTTGTCCCATCAAAGATGATTctgaatttgaaaatgttattcatAAAACAAGACACCAGTCTGCTGATGATATTCCATTCCATGTCTACCGGGTCAGGACTGAAGAACTGTGCAAGAATGCTTTACCCAGGTTTCGAAATACTTGGTTTTCAATGAATGATATCGACCGTATTGACTACAAAAATGACTCAACCGATTGTGAGTCGGAGGTTGCCACCTTGGTGACTCCAGGGAGGAGCGAGTCCATGCTGTCGTTGGAAAAGGTATCCAAACCTTGTGTCAGCACTCCAGTTAAATCAGTAAGTGAATCAAACTTGTTCTGGGAAAGAAAATTAGAAGAGCTCCATCCAAAAAGATCCTTGCAGGAGGAACACTTTAGTAGTGAAGGAAAACTTCTAGAGGCTGTGTGGAAGAACAAAAGATCATCCTTGGTGTTTGGTCGAGGCAGCCACGTGAGAAAAGTCAAAAAACGTAAAACAAAGACTAAACGAAATCTTGGTCGCAAGCGATCTTCTCGGAAGTCTTTAGAAGAATTGGGGATCGATTTGAATGGGATGCACCTTTCTGACATAGATGATCGTTCAGTCCCTGTGCTAAATGAGGAATACATGCGACCAGTTGATGCTCTATACAATTCTTCTTCCGAAGAGGACAATGTACGAAACTGTGTCCTAAGCAGTCAAAAGGGGGACatattaaaatcatcactaaaaaCAGCGTTTATTTGAGTAAACTGACCACTGGAGATGAAATTTGAAAGAAGCATGCATAACAAGATGTGGTGCAGTTGATATGTTCCATCTTATACACAGTCAGAACAACAAGCGCTAAGGAGGATTTGGCTAAATCTCCAGTCAAATCAAGAAGTATTGTCTAGTGAACTGGGTAAAAGACTAAAATTACAGATTATTATAACGTGTATTTATAACATATAGTATAAAGAACACCTGATAAAACGAACTTATTGGgtctttacaataaaatgttaatgttcaTCTAGGTTTGGGTCAAACACAAAGTATTGTTGTGCTCCCATAaccacagaaatatattttcatttgtagTCCATACGTAAAAAACCAACCTTTCTCCGTGGATTACATGTTACTgtaaaaattatatcattaaaacaagtaaaaaaatcgGAAATTTTATCTTCAAAAACATTAACCTGACGAGAAGACCTTAAGTATGAGGTTTAGTTTCATTTTAGAGACACGACAttgaattaaaaagaaatgtttcactCAGCTTACTGGTGACTGCATTATTGTTGAGCTAACTTTCGACTTCCTGACACCTGGTTTctttactatttattaaaataaaatttgaaataaaactttttgtcCTTAAAATCTCAGCAATGATAATTATTTGAATGTACGACATGTGATTGGTTAATTTGTTATCTCTTTTAAAaatatccagaaataaatgttcattatctattttatatttgtacacTGCATAAACTGACCCCCACTCCACTTCAAAGTGTTTTCAGCTACTCGGCAGTTTCATACTGCAATTcctgtttaaaatatcaaaagcGAACTTTATTCACATCCATGAAAggtgtatattgcattatttgtTAATCTATTATCTGAGAAACGTCACTGTTGAGTTAAATCTAAAATTGAAGATTCTTTGAGTATCTGACAACAAGACGTTACGTTATACGTTAAACCAAACCCAGCAATTAAGTGGTTTGATACCTGACGGCTGCACGTTTCATTCTTTGTTAAACACAACTAAAATATTGTGAAGTTTCTTAGACCATTTGCGATGTAAATAGTCAAGCAATTAGCTAATTAAAACCCGAAGATAAACTATTTTTGCCTACTTGATAAATAATACACTGCATTGTTTTGTAAGCTATctcataaacttatattttatcgACTATCCTATTTAAATTACCAAGAGTAAATTAACtagttattaaaattagtaaattgtatgactatatatatataacacatgcGAATCCGATGTAAGTTCTATGTGACGCTATttcatataaaattgtttttggtGTGTTAGGACAGTGTGATCATTTATTGAGATATCAGTGCCATTTtacctttaaatattttaccaacTCTGCTGTTTAATACGTGAaaagctccccgctagtacagcggtatgtctcctgagttacaacgctaaaatcaggggttcgattcccctcggtgggctgagcagatagccctttgtggctttgctatacgaaaaacacacacacacatgatacGTGAAAAATACAGAATCGTTTTATCTAAACTGCTACGGTTGTACTTCGTGTCGAATCTGCTAttcgttaatttaaaatattcttcttttcaaGTAtcaatcatttttgtttgttgttttaattaaatacgaGAATTTGTATTTCCATCGTTCAACGTTATTGAAAGTTTGGCGAACACATTGTTGGCAGTATTTTGACAACTCGCCTTCTTTGTTGACGATACAATTATTGTTAAGACCTCTGCTTTTCATTCAACTCCATTTTTTACATACCTGACCAACAATACAGAAGAAAGATATGAACCAGGACGGCTGTTGGAAGAAAACCCAACACGAATGGCGTTGtcaaaatactatattatttaccCTAATAAGAATCACAATTTACTTTTTGGTATTATATACCTTAAACGCTGCTTCTTTGTTTTAGCATCTTTATCATTCTTGGCGTTGGTTATCATTActtcgttttgtttttaacttgaaacGCTTTATAAGCAACAAgagtattttatcaaaatatcgTTGTTTTGTTTGGTTGCTTGCAGGATAAGGTAagagataacagaaaaaaattgtgACGAGATCTTTTACGCCTGTAACTGTTGTGAAGAATTTAGTAGAAAATGTTATGGACTTTTTCAAAAACCTTTATGTCTATGTCAACATACGTTTATTTCGTAAGTGAAAATAAAGCTTTGATTTACAAAAAAGCAGCACAAGAGATTTTGGGTGCACAACAAATGTCAGGCCAGTGAGTTGAGAAGTgattaaaaatttgtaataaatgatattttaaaatgaaattcggCATTTTTTGTACTATTTCAAACTGTTAGAGTTCTTATCCAATGTAAAGGTCGAAATACTCGTTGTTTCTATCAAATTATGAGTAATATATTGTGGTAACTAATATTTATTAGGGTATTGTTTAGCGAATACTAGATTTCACAtacttaatatgaaataaaacttaacGATTTTTGATTGGTAAACGTTTCTTATAATTAACGAAAGGTAATTTTCTTTTGCGAGTAACAGTGCGTACCTGAATAGTATGTCTGCAAAAAACTTGAAATTTACAGTTGTGTCTCAATGACCAAGGAGTGTTATAGTTGTCGCGTTTTTCATATAGATGGGCTGTTTATGtgtcacattataaaatattttatgggtTTTTGTAGCGGCGATTAACTTGTAGATCTAAATA
Protein-coding regions in this window:
- the LOC143223098 gene encoding uncharacterized protein LOC143223098, yielding MELVAYSWLAASACAPLVAVLSLWTVYIFHTYRRRWRTVDLFLLAVGTQELVTALFAFGFSILSLVSPRAGPPCSFILWGLTATRTFQIATLASLVVDRALTVRWPYKYRFSVRRNQIRYHIAVLAVIAVFVGVAAVFARSPEKNQQYDCSVHPLEWDRRFSIFNICLHGVLMVTVLVCCFDVELHRCRARRRRMPFSVPSPGTDCATGTASSGSVTSSSSGSTRPLHGPGRQESHRPYSPERPSSDFRWTAVAVVSSLCYLTNHLPYLALNILGIALPSFWSKWHENVILWLRLAEGLLVPLLFYLTDSPHRSALRRAFQRRSGKFSDFGDDSRYRIYLEDALEVQMKPSPFGSVTPVGIITNYRRKEKHEQTQSQKKNCWKAEPKKSVFPSIYGIDTVLNPSHFKNSKLQMVVQTKPQPEKDDTCSMTKHGSSQMSMGTWRDDETHIYATLSDNFSCLSYQSSLPDGSVFGFSCAEPEEETYGGSFTTIANDDFEFHDTRPRVAEMLMRANNANVKMESASEFSGSEFEEEIYRSPESEIRPSEIDTSSESVKDLVIQIDSPSDSCPIKDDSEFENVIHKTRHQSADDIPFHVYRVRTEELCKNALPRFRNTWFSMNDIDRIDYKNDSTDCESEVATLVTPGRSESMLSLEKVSKPCVSTPVKSVSESNLFWERKLEELHPKRSLQEEHFSSEGKLLEAVWKNKRSSLVFGRGSHVRKVKKRKTKTKRNLGRKRSSRKSLEELGIDLNGMHLSDIDDRSVPVLNEEYMRPVDALYNSSSEEDNVRNCVLSSQKGDILKSSLKTAFI